The Setaria viridis chromosome 2, Setaria_viridis_v4.0, whole genome shotgun sequence DNA window caaatgttgctaaaattttagatagaaatacacaaatttaaatttcagacccaaacaacatgatacactacgacaaaccatccaccgAGTACTATCttggaggactttaagcatccttggacggtgaagatgaaggtttcgctgacccagcctcatcctgtggtttatttgtgcctcctgcgacGGTAGTACTAACTAGACCTGAAACCCCTGAGATTggtggtggagcataacgaccagtaaaaggaggttcctgacccgccgcaacaacattttcatgacatctttccaaataacgaagcattactCTCTCCCATGTGCTCATTGTCTTCGGCTTATTATGAGGggcaactatggttttccccatgccgcgagaggaatgacgattgcccccaccatcgccactacctccagcagcagtagctatCTCTatataccacaatttatttagctcatatttgcaaatgactaaactatgaacaaattagattttttccccacaatttatttagctcaaacataaaatataaatgaaaaatttctccattgtagtttattctaaaaatgagtaattacatacctctatttcatcttattatctctatgtacacAATTTATCtcactcatatttgcaaatgattaaaatatgaacaaactatattttttcccataatttatttaactCATATacgtaaaggactaaactatgaaattattcctctaacctcatatcaatttctttgactaatacgaaacatagcatccaaaaaattgtagcttattctaaaaatcacaaatatgagctctaaataacacatgcatataaatgaaatttttctctattgtaccttattctgaaaattatgagctctaaataacatatgcataaaacttagtatactaaccatgtataaaggaaggatgaagtttctaacctttagaacacttgaatgagtgaaatccccacgaaatggtcaaaaaccCGGTAGTAgctcccctatttcgccatgaatggatgaaaccCGAGCTGAaggaaatggctcgggcaggaggaagaagacgcctgaTTTATAGCAGGGgctagtactgggtggagcctcctaatgggtgacctttagtaccggttggaggctccaaccggtactaaaggaggtcaCGGGGGCTCCTGGGGAAGTAGCAGttagacccgatactaatgtaaaaccaaccggtattAAGGGTTAGGATCAATGCTCAGTATTTCAGTACTGAAGGACTAGAACCACACGATAAATAACGGTGTGGAAATAAGTTcaacagtaaaaaaaaagatcatagTAGCACCGTCGTTAGGGAATTTTGTTTCCACGACGTATCCAAAATGATCGCTTAAAGCCTGTGCGTGCGCATCCGCTCAGGTACATACAGCTCCTTCTTGCTTGCCCACTCACCTACGATATGGGGCCCTTTTGCCGGCTCCGGCTACTGTAGTTGCAGTGAGATGGAGACGGAGTGAAGCCGGAGCCGGTGAAGCTACTCTTCTTAGCTCCTCCGGATCCTTCACTTTGTTTTAAGTTTATTTTAGATCTAGATTTGCATTCCGGCTGCTTACTACCTACAATATTGCACAGTGTTGTATATTGCTGCTACAGACTACAGAATTTACACAGGAGGAGTCGGTAGGGTGAAGCCCAACAAAGGGGTCCTGTATAATACTACCTAGCTATGAATCTATGGGATAGCTGTCCAGTGGGCAGTGTCagacattattttttttgataaGGACAGACATGAATTTACATGATCTATCCATGTGACCATGCATGTGCGTAGACAGCATCCAGTAGCTAGAATACCTTGACAAACAAAGGGAAGGCAGATGCTAATCAACCTCTACATAGTACAGTATACCTCACTAGATAGCTGAAAACCTGATGGTAGTATTGCGGATCCGCGTCGGCCGCACACTCGCCGGCCGCTAGCACGCAGCGTGCATTATTGTTGCGCTCCGTCTCCGCGCCTCTTCAGTGAAGCGAAGGGCGGAGGCATGCAGGCAGCCCTGCTGGGCGGACCGGCCGGTCCCAGTAGTGTCTAGCAGAAACTTGCTTTGAGGAGGGTCCCCCTATCCTGTGGTTCCTGGTTCGTGCGGTTCCGCTTCGGATGCATGCATGGTTCGTGTTGTTCCGCTTCCGATGCAGCGCGAGATTGCATGGGGCCTGCACGCAGATCACGGTCGCGCGGCGCTGCTAGCTGCTACCATACCATGCAGGGCCTCAAACCAAATCATTGCGCGCATACGTGGTGGTGCTTTGACGACCTCTGATTTCGACGGGAAGATGATCTCGCGTGCCCATGTACTAGCTAATATATCTATTTACGGTTGGAAGTGCGTGCATGCTGAGGAAGACGCCACTAGCTAAGCTATTGCTAGGTGGTTTAATTTTCTTTCATGCAAGGTGGGACCAACGGGTTCGGGGGCCCTCagatcgtttttttttttgcctttccgTTAGGAAAGAAAGAATTCAGATGGTTTCATGGTATGGATGCGACCATTTTGCAATGTATATGCGTGTGATCCACAATTCGTCGTCGTGGGCCACGAAAACGACAGCAGCTTGTTCCCGGACAACCTGAATTTTACCATAACCTTCACAAAAAGGTACTCGTTTATGCCGGATCAACTGCATATCTAGTGAGCGGATTAAAATGACATGCTTCATCCATTTCAAATGGCAAgttgttttatcttttctaaatatatagtcTTTTTTATATTTAGACTTACGCTATATGCCTATATCTAAGTTGTATGCCTATATCTAAGTCGTACGCAAcattaattatgtatgtaaaaaagtcaaaacggtctataatttgggacggagggagtacatagttGCCCTTCATTTATGCTGGATCAAGATTGGGCACACCATATTTTTTTGGAGTAATTTTCTTAGCAAGGGCAACACATGTAAGAAGGTAAAATACCTACTACAAATTCAATAATGGTTTCATGTATCTTGAGACAAGTCGTGAAGGCTAATTTTCATAGCTGACAAAGATGTGAAAAATATAATACAACAATTTTTTCATGAATTCTAGAGAAAACTGAAACTGCTTCTAGTTAAATTCCTTACTTTCACGGAAGGCCTCGACTGTTCGTTGGTAGTCACACAGAAATAACCTTATTAGAGCATTTTGGACATGGGAATTATGATCGAAATAGTTGAGATCGAACTAAATCTAACAAATTCCTAAATCAGCCGCACACACTCCAAGACAAAAACACTACCACTCTACAACAAGAGTAAGCTCACAACTTGAGTCCTGCTATACAACCTATTTGCACAATCGTGTTACAACCAGGAGATTAAATGGTTCAAAATCACTTAGATCATATATGTATGTGAAAGCAATTTTCGTAACATGGCTATCAGGTCCAACTACCTCGGCGGCCTGCCCAGTTGATTATCTGGGCTTCATCTAGGGCCAAACAGCCCACCTAGTCCATAGCCGGTCCAACGCGGCCCATCATCTCACACTCCCATGTGGCCTTCTCCCCTTCCACTCGTGCTCACCACTCCCACTCTCCTCCGTCTCCCCAAACCCCAAACCCCACACCCCACCCtaccgcccccgccgcgccgccatggccgccggcggccggccgtggcgcgTGATCCCGCGGCCCGTCCTCGAGACCGTCCTCCACAACCACGCAATCCGCCCGCGCGTGCCGCAGCCGCTTCTATTCCACGGGCCCCGCGGCGTCGGCAAGTCCACGCTCCTCCTGGACCGGCTCCTCCCCCGCTGGTCCGAGAACCCCCACGCCACCGCattcgtcgacttcctccaccCCACGCCCACCTCtcccgcctccctcgccgcggcgccgtggtccctcctccccgccgacgcggcgccgccctcgctgcccgacctccgccgccgcctcgagtcggcgctcgagggcctcgcccgcgccgccgtccttcGAGGTGCCGTGGGGTCCAAGGATGTGCTCGCCGCGCTCTCCCGCTTCCACGGCCTCAGCACGGCGCTCTCCCGCCTGGCCGGGGTGCCCGCCGCTCACTCCTCAGCCACCTCTGTGCCTGCTCGCCGCTCTTCGTCCACTTCTGTGCCGGCGCTCTGGTCGAGGGCCGTGCTCGCCGCGGTGCGCAGGTACGACACCGCGTTCTGCATTGGTGAGGGTGAGGCGACCAACTGCTCCATGGAGGAGAGGGCGTACATgcaggaggccatggcggcccTGAGGGTGGCCAAGGAGGTGCTCGGGCTGCAAGAGGGGTGGAGGAAGGAGGCAATTAGGGAGATGAATAGAACCGGTCGGTTCTCGCGCTCATTGGCCAATTCTGCCACTGATTGGCCATGCCTGTTGCTGGATGTTCTGTCCGGTGTGGCAGAGGAGGATTTCTTCCAGGTACATTTGGTGCTATTTTAAGTTGGGTTCTGGTGGCTTTGTGAGAAAGGGTTTGGTGTAACTTCACATTAATATTGTATCTGTGATGCTTGTCTATGTGCAGCCGAAGCTGGTGCTAAACAATGTTGATGTTCTGAGGAAGGCAATTTGCGAGGACGAGACGATGGTGCCGGCAGCGATGTACCATGATAGCTTTATTTGGAGGGTGATCGCGCTTGGTGCCAATGAACAGTGCTTGCCGGTCATTTTATCAACTTCCGATGGGTGAGTTCTTCTGCTTTCTTTTCCTGCATTGTACACGCTCTATGGCAGTCATGTCTAGAGGTTTTAGAGCTTAAGTGACATAACCTGTGCAGCCTGAATATTAGAGAATAATTATGTTTACAGTTTGGTGCTATTTTAAAGGTACTATGTTTGCTTTAGAGGAAATTTTAGAGGTACTATGTTTGCTTTAGAGGAAAAATTTAGGCAAGGTAAATTTTAGAGGATTTCTTCCAGGTACATTTGGTGCTATTTTAAAGGTAGAAGCAGAAAGACATGCTGTGCTCTCTTAAGTCTTAAGTGCTTGTCATACGGGCTGCACTATCAGTGCTTAGTTGTTTTGCTCCTACTGACTCACTAGCACCCAAACCATTAACTGAAGTGCTAGTTACATCAGAACACAATTTGATGGATAAACCAGATTTACCGCCCACAGGGATTTCATATGCGATGCTGCTGTGTTTTTCTGTCCAAGCATGGCTTCCTATTCCCATGGATCTGTCCTGTGCCTTGTTTTCCTTGCCTTGCAACAATGTTTGCTTTATCAAATCCTGGCACAGCAGATATACTCAAATATACTTGATCAATTGATTTACCCATGTTAGGGACAGCATACTCTGTAAACTGCAATATCTAGCTTGTGTGGCATTTGGGAAAATATACCATCAATGATGTCAGATGCAAGCGATCTAAATTCTGATGAACAACTTTGCCCAATCTATTTTGTGTTCATTTCAGTAAACTGTTCACATTGTATATAGTATAACCTTGTAACCGAATTGTACATTACTGCTTTCTCCGTGTTTGTTCTTCAGTGGAGTTTTCGATGACATTGTTTATTGTATGATGGTACTGGGTAATTGGTTAGAGGATACTGCCATGCCTGGTGCAAAAATGTGATGTGCCACTGCTTCCAACCTGTTACAATAGAGGATTTCTATAAAAATCTATAATACAGAGGACAATTCAAGAAATAGATTTTGTGCTTCTGCGTGCAACTTTTGCTGTGCTTTTTCTCTCACAAAATATTCGACTTATCACAACTGATAGATTTATTCACATACATGTTTAGGTGAATATAACTACTATTGCTGAATACCTGGTAGGAATGTAGATATGGGATTACCCTTTTGCAAATATTTATGAAGTTCTAGTCTTCTAAAGAATTTGCTTATTCTGGACTCTGTTGCATCTTCATTGTCGCCACATGTTGTTCTCTAGCCagaacacccccccccccccaccaaaCCCACCACACGCACTCACAAAAGCCACTTGATTCGAGTTAGTTCTGCACCATTGCACTTTGTCATGGGGGTTAATGGAGTTCTTTTCGTAACATAAACACATTGCTGGAAACTGATAAGCTCATGCTCCTTTTCCAAATCTTTGCAGGTACTATT harbors:
- the LOC117845863 gene encoding uncharacterized protein — protein: MAAGGRPWRVIPRPVLETVLHNHAIRPRVPQPLLFHGPRGVGKSTLLLDRLLPRWSENPHATAFVDFLHPTPTSPASLAAAPWSLLPADAAPPSLPDLRRRLESALEGLARAAVLRGAVGSKDVLAALSRFHGLSTALSRLAGVPAAHSSATSVPARRSSSTSVPALWSRAVLAAVRRYDTAFCIGEGEATNCSMEERAYMQEAMAALRVAKEVLGLQEGWRKEAIREMNRTGRFSRSLANSATDWPCLLLDVLSGVAEEDFFQPKLVLNNVDVLRKAICEDETMVPAAMYHDSFIWRVIALGANEQCLPVILSTSDGYYSSQAFVDFGFPNIFISRETFGWTPQEAKLHMVSEFFSEQEWKVVDEVLGPNPRQLSEIYMLKQKANRPEAFHDRNIEEIIDTYLAHLQVSVVNPAMETALQMLQKFASDVREGKVPENRLSHGAPWRHPPRDDNPGLSYKWAKIQLMDFVQSFVNTEFGVNYLADDSLEILDDPAAVAMMEVGLLYQQRDPSFMRPITRGIQRCLARWLAQQRLQLNIQETIAFLWQRLVRGRSYRHLMKEVGYK